The proteins below come from a single Cannabis sativa cultivar Pink pepper isolate KNU-18-1 chromosome 3, ASM2916894v1, whole genome shotgun sequence genomic window:
- the LOC115710811 gene encoding protein FAR1-RELATED SEQUENCE 5-like — MIDNKNIEPIANLSEDEDNFFHFMSFVKKKCEEDVSDMSKSTIKDDTENIDKKLEDIVESDMVEIYGGWEKVGCIKVDLYRGLRNNFRNWDDCDTTTAMGYLESKKGPDPGFFYSHDVDEKNRLTYLFWADGSMKVDYKLFGDCLCFDATYKTNRHCGARATGICESMIRQKIFRKKATIVWMFLRHCDNGVAALRYNEMAENYKTNMSDPCPKLTSMPNIEEQAASIFTRKVFNLVKGEIKMEDRYSCSKSEIVPNYDLFLISKYMSNHPKCKVFISHDEEDIKCDCYWFETRGIPCRHIFASMKHSNKGNFPPCLINSRWVKDVKDIDPKSVGKERRCPHPNAIQNTRYGRINTQASLVSYYATKSQRAFTKAMTVMSTLVEDLQIMTNNEDDDDGMKIFGLQFKLTIQKYKQIRVGQRNCNPPKDCLLKVVVK; from the exons ATGATTGACAACAAAAACATAGAACCTATAGCAAATTTGTCTGAAGatgaagataatttttttcatttcatgAGTTTTGTTAAAAAGAAATGTGAAGAAGATGTCTCTGACATGAGTAAGAGTACAATTAAGGATGACACTGAAAAT ATTGATAAAAAGTTAGAAGATATAGTTGAGTCTGACATGGTAG AGATATATGGAGGTTGGGAGAAGGTGGGTTGTATAAAAGTTGATTTGTATAGaggtttgagaaacaactttagAAATTGGGATGATTGTGATACAACCACTGCCATGGGTTATCTTGAATCAAAGAAAGGTCCAGATCCAGGCTTCTTTTATAGCCATGATGTCGATGAAAAAAATAGGTTAACTTACTTATTTTGGGCTGATGGATCAATGAAAGTGGATTATAAATTGTTTGGGGATTGTCTATGTTTTGATGCTACCTACAAAACAAACAGGCatt GTGGGGCCAGGGCAACTGGAATATGCGAGTCTATGATTCGTCAAAAAATATTTAGGAAAAAGGCTACGATTGTATGGATGTTCTTGAGGCATTGTGACAATGGCGTAGCTGCCTTACGTTATAATGAAATGGCAGAAAATTACAAGACAAATATGAGTGATCCATGTCCAAAACTGACAAGCATGCCAAACATTGAAGAACAAGCAGCTTCAATCTTTACAAGGAAAGTATTCAACCTAGTCAAAGGTGAGATAAAAATGGAAGATAGGTATTCTTGCTCAAAGTCTGAGATTGTACCTAATTATGATTTATTTCTAATATCAAAGTATATGAGTAATCATCCTAAGTGTAAGGTTTTCATTTCTCATGATGAGGAAGACATCAAATGTGATTGCTATTGGTTTGAGACTAGAGGAATACCATGTAGACACATTTTTGCATCCATGAAGCACTCAAACAAAGGTAATTTTCCACCTTGCCTTATCAATTCTCGTTGGGTGAAAGATGTAAAAGACATTGATCCTAAATCAGTTGGTAAAGAGAGAAGATGTCCACATCCCAATGCAATACAAAATACTAGGTATGGTAGAATCAACACCCAAGCGAGTTTGGTATCATACTATGCTACCAAATCTCAAAGAGCATTCACAAAGGCTATGACTGTGATGTCAACATTGGTAGAAGACCTACAAATTATGACAAAcaatgaagatgatgatgatggaatGAAGATTTTCGGTTTACAATTCAAATTGACGATCCAAAAGTATAAGCAAATAAGGGTAGGCCAACGAAATTGCAATCCTCCCAAAGATTGTTTGTTGAAAGTGGTAGTAAAATAA
- the LOC133036012 gene encoding uncharacterized protein LOC133036012, with translation MTSNIAESLNAANLAARELRALIQQWTYTNRKKASKTTTFFTPTAEKKLVNNFVDSLTKNVKPINESMFEVVELTRSWVINLKEKICSCNRFQIDELPCAHALVVIKEMNLNVYN, from the exons atgacttcTAACATTGCTGAATCTCTAAACGCAGCAAACTTAGCAGCTAGAGAACTAAGAGCTTTGATACAACAATGGACATACACAAACAGGAAAAAAGCATCGAAAACCACAACATTTTTTACACCTACAGCAGAGAAAAAGCTAGTAAACAACTTTGTGGACTCATTgacaaaaaat GTAAAGCCAATAAACGAGAGCATGTTCGAAGTGGTAGAACTAACAAGATCATGGGTGATCAATTTAAAGGAGAAAATATGCAGTTGCAACAGATTCCAAATTGACGAATTACCGTGTGCTCATGCGCTTGTTGTgataaaagagatgaacttaAATGTTTACAACTAA